In a single window of the Eshraghiella crossota genome:
- the der gene encoding ribosome biogenesis GTPase Der — protein sequence MSKPVVAIVGRPNVGKSTLFNALAGEQISIVKDTPGVTRDRIYADVTWLNYNFTLIDTGGIEPESKDIILSQMREQAEIAIASADVIIFMVDVRQGLVDSDSKVANMLRRSGKPVVLVVNKVDSFQKMMTDVYEFYNLGIGDPVPVSSVGKLGIGDMLDEVVKHFPESAAEDEEDERPRIAIVGKPNVGKSSIINKIVGESRVIVSDIAGTTRDAIDTDITYNGNEYVFIDTAGLRRKNKIKEELERYSIIRTVTAVERADVVLVVIDATEGVTEQDAKIAGIAHERGKGIIVVVNKWDAIEKNDKTIYEHTNRIKDILSFMPYAEILFISAKTGQRVGKIFDTIDMVIENQNLRIQTGVLNEILSEAVAMQQPPSDKGKRLKIFYMTQVSVKPPTFVIFVNNKELMHFSYTRYLENKIRDTFGFRGTALRFIIRERGEKE from the coding sequence ATGAGCAAACCGGTAGTAGCCATCGTTGGAAGACCTAATGTAGGTAAATCAACGCTTTTTAACGCTTTGGCAGGCGAACAGATTTCAATAGTTAAAGATACGCCAGGAGTAACAAGGGACAGAATTTATGCTGATGTTACATGGCTGAATTATAATTTTACACTGATTGATACAGGCGGTATTGAACCCGAATCAAAGGATATTATTTTGTCGCAAATGAGAGAACAGGCTGAGATTGCCATTGCATCGGCAGATGTCATCATTTTTATGGTGGATGTAAGGCAGGGACTTGTGGATTCTGATTCCAAAGTAGCCAATATGTTAAGACGTTCAGGTAAGCCTGTTGTTCTTGTTGTCAATAAAGTGGACAGCTTCCAGAAGATGATGACAGATGTATATGAATTCTATAATCTTGGAATCGGTGATCCTGTACCGGTTTCTTCTGTAGGCAAGTTGGGAATCGGCGATATGCTTGATGAGGTTGTTAAGCATTTCCCTGAAAGTGCGGCAGAGGATGAAGAAGATGAAAGACCTCGAATCGCCATTGTTGGTAAGCCTAATGTAGGTAAATCATCCATTATCAACAAAATAGTCGGCGAAAGCAGGGTTATTGTTTCCGATATAGCTGGAACAACAAGAGATGCCATTGATACGGATATTACTTACAACGGTAATGAATATGTATTTATCGATACAGCCGGATTAAGACGTAAGAATAAGATAAAAGAAGAACTTGAAAGATACAGTATAATCAGAACTGTAACGGCGGTTGAGAGGGCAGATGTTGTCCTTGTTGTAATTGATGCGACGGAAGGCGTTACAGAGCAGGATGCCAAGATTGCGGGAATCGCACACGAAAGAGGTAAAGGCATAATTGTTGTTGTAAATAAATGGGATGCCATTGAGAAAAATGACAAGACCATATATGAACACACCAACAGAATTAAAGACATACTTTCGTTTATGCCGTATGCGGAGATACTTTTTATTTCTGCTAAGACAGGACAAAGAGTAGGTAAGATTTTCGATACCATAGATATGGTAATTGAGAATCAGAATTTAAGGATTCAGACAGGTGTTCTTAATGAAATTTTATCAGAAGCGGTTGCAATGCAGCAGCCACCTTCAGATAAGGGTAAGAGACTTAAGATTTTTTATATGACTCAGGTAAGTGTTAAACCGCCTACATTTGTCATATTTGTCAATAACAAAGAACTTATGCATTTCTCATATACACGTTACCTTGAGAATAAGATAAGAGATACTTTTGGTTTCAGAGGTACGGCTTTAAGATTTATTATCAGGGAACGCGGAGAAAAAGAATAG
- a CDS encoding ribose-phosphate pyrophosphokinase, translating into MSNNIFDNTIPVGPLKLIVMDSCKKLGEGVDKYIANLRRTRDHADKASIAFKGYEEDSYLVKAECPRFGSGESKGMIKSSIRGADLFIMTDVMNHSMTYSVCGETNYMSPDNHFQDLKRVIAASSAFAKRITVILPFLYESRQHKRTKLESLDSSLALNELVSYGVNNIITFDAHDPRIDNSIPLNGFDNFLPPFQFIKALLEKNNDIKIDNEHLMIISPDEGAMHRAVYFSNVLGVDMGMFYKRRDYSKVVNGRNPIVAHEFLGDNVEGKDVIIMDDMISSGESMLDTARELKERKARRVFICTTFGLFTDGLEKFDDYYNNGYFHGVITTNLTYQTPELKAKPYYYEADMTAFLGTIIDSINHDVSIAGLMDPTNRIRKMVDDYNKANHLK; encoded by the coding sequence ATGAGTAATAATATTTTTGACAATACAATCCCTGTAGGTCCCCTTAAGCTTATTGTAATGGATAGTTGCAAAAAGCTTGGTGAAGGCGTTGACAAATACATCGCTAACCTGCGTCGTACAAGGGATCACGCCGATAAAGCCAGTATAGCATTTAAAGGATATGAGGAGGATTCATACCTTGTAAAAGCAGAATGTCCAAGATTCGGTTCCGGTGAATCAAAGGGTATGATTAAATCATCAATCCGTGGTGCTGACCTTTTTATCATGACAGATGTTATGAACCATTCCATGACTTATTCCGTATGCGGTGAGACCAATTATATGTCTCCTGATAACCATTTTCAGGATTTAAAGCGTGTAATTGCCGCTTCTTCGGCTTTTGCAAAGAGAATTACGGTAATTTTACCATTCTTATATGAAAGCAGACAGCACAAGAGAACCAAACTTGAATCCCTTGATTCTTCTCTTGCACTTAACGAACTTGTCAGCTACGGTGTCAACAATATTATTACATTTGATGCTCACGACCCAAGAATTGATAACTCAATTCCACTTAACGGATTTGATAATTTTCTTCCTCCGTTCCAGTTCATTAAAGCTCTTCTTGAGAAGAACAATGACATTAAAATTGATAACGAGCACCTTATGATTATATCTCCTGATGAGGGAGCTATGCACAGAGCCGTATATTTTTCAAATGTTCTCGGCGTTGATATGGGTATGTTCTATAAGCGCCGCGATTATTCAAAGGTTGTCAACGGACGTAATCCTATAGTTGCCCATGAGTTCCTCGGCGATAATGTTGAGGGCAAAGACGTTATTATCATGGATGATATGATTTCTTCCGGTGAAAGTATGCTTGATACTGCAAGAGAATTAAAAGAAAGAAAAGCCAGACGTGTATTTATCTGTACAACTTTCGGTCTTTTCACAGACGGTCTTGAAAAATTTGATGACTACTATAACAATGGTTATTTCCATGGTGTAATCACTACTAACCTTACATATCAGACTCCGGAACTTAAAGCAAAGCCTTACTACTACGAAGCTGATATGACTGCGTTCCTCGGTACAATCATTGATTCAATCAATCACGATGTATCAATCGCAGGTCTTATGGACCCAACCAACAGAATCCGGAAGATGGTGGATGATTACAATAAGGCTAACCATTTAAAATAA
- a CDS encoding NAD(P)H-dependent glycerol-3-phosphate dehydrogenase, with product MANVGIMGAGGWALGLAMTLNRNNHKVTVWSKVKAELDAIRETGQNERSLPGVMIPKEIVLSEDLKALAENNDILIMAVASPYVRSTAKELYLTGVKNLKIVNVAKGIEEGTLRTMTQIIEEEIPDCKTAVLSGPSHAEEVSRFLPTTCVVGAADKDFALYLQDIFNSDVFRVYTSPDVLGIELGGSLKNVIALAAGVADGLGYGDNTKAALITRGIHEIARLGVAMGGKLQTFYGLSGIGDLIVTCASMHSRNRRAGILMGQGKTMEEAMAEVHMVVEGVYSAKAAAELSEKYNVEMPIVKTVNQILFDKDFSASKSTGMLMERTAKVENLDMPW from the coding sequence ATGGCAAATGTTGGAATAATGGGTGCCGGAGGATGGGCACTCGGATTAGCCATGACACTTAACCGTAATAACCATAAAGTAACAGTGTGGTCCAAGGTTAAGGCGGAATTAGATGCAATAAGAGAGACCGGACAGAATGAACGTTCACTTCCCGGTGTAATGATTCCTAAGGAAATCGTTTTATCAGAAGATCTTAAAGCACTTGCGGAGAATAATGACATTCTTATTATGGCAGTTGCCTCTCCTTATGTTAGAAGTACGGCAAAAGAACTTTATTTAACAGGTGTTAAGAATCTTAAAATTGTTAATGTTGCAAAAGGCATAGAAGAGGGAACTTTAAGAACCATGACACAGATAATAGAGGAAGAGATTCCTGACTGTAAGACTGCTGTTCTTTCAGGACCAAGCCATGCGGAGGAAGTAAGCAGATTTCTCCCTACAACATGTGTTGTAGGTGCGGCAGACAAGGATTTCGCATTGTATCTTCAGGATATTTTTAACAGTGATGTATTCAGGGTATATACAAGTCCTGATGTGTTAGGAATAGAGCTTGGCGGTTCGCTTAAGAACGTAATTGCCCTTGCCGCAGGTGTGGCTGACGGACTGGGATACGGCGATAATACCAAGGCTGCTCTTATAACGAGAGGTATTCATGAGATAGCAAGACTCGGTGTTGCCATGGGTGGTAAGCTTCAGACATTCTATGGCTTATCCGGAATTGGCGATTTGATTGTTACATGTGCTAGTATGCACAGCAGAAACAGAAGAGCCGGAATTCTTATGGGACAGGGTAAGACAATGGAAGAAGCCATGGCTGAGGTTCATATGGTAGTTGAAGGTGTGTATTCCGCCAAAGCGGCAGCAGAACTTTCTGAAAAATACAATGTTGAAATGCCTATTGTAAAAACAGTCAACCAGATATTGTTTGATAAGGATTTTTCTGCCAGTAAATCAACCGGTATGCTTATGGAAAGAACTGCCAAAGTTGAGAATCTTGATATGCCATGGTAA
- a CDS encoding class I SAM-dependent methyltransferase encodes MLIRDNAIDGGKGFDWGKVSTDYAKYRDIYPKEFYEKILDRGLCKDGQSILDIGTGTGVLPRNLYPYGGKWTGIDISAEQIEQAKKLSVGMDIDYETVATENINFPIESFDVVTACQCFWYFDHEKVMPKLCQMLKPGGKLLVLYMAWLPYEDYIAGKSEELVLKYSPVWSGAREKMHPIQIPDCYNLKFNVVYHEEYTLNVHFTRETWNGRMKACRGVGASLSDAELQAWEEEHLKMLSEIAPEEFDVKHYAALAELQVKK; translated from the coding sequence TTGCTTATCAGAGATAACGCTATTGATGGCGGAAAAGGATTTGACTGGGGAAAAGTTTCTACGGATTATGCAAAATATCGTGATATTTATCCTAAAGAATTTTATGAGAAAATCCTTGACCGTGGTTTATGCAAAGATGGACAGAGTATTTTAGATATCGGAACGGGAACAGGGGTTTTGCCGAGAAATCTGTATCCGTATGGTGGAAAGTGGACAGGCATAGATATCTCTGCAGAACAGATTGAGCAGGCTAAGAAACTGTCTGTCGGAATGGATATTGACTACGAGACTGTTGCAACGGAAAATATAAATTTTCCTATAGAAAGTTTTGACGTTGTTACGGCGTGTCAGTGTTTCTGGTATTTTGACCATGAAAAAGTTATGCCAAAATTATGTCAAATGTTGAAACCGGGTGGAAAATTACTTGTCTTATATATGGCGTGGCTTCCGTATGAAGATTACATTGCCGGTAAAAGTGAAGAACTTGTTTTAAAATATAGTCCTGTATGGAGTGGGGCAAGAGAAAAAATGCACCCTATTCAAATTCCGGATTGTTATAATCTAAAATTTAATGTTGTATACCATGAGGAATATACGTTAAATGTACACTTTACCAGAGAAACGTGGAACGGTAGAATGAAAGCCTGCCGTGGGGTAGGGGCATCGCTCTCGGATGCAGAGCTGCAAGCTTGGGAGGAGGAACACCTGAAAATGCTTTCAGAGATTGCACCTGAAGAATTTGATGTAAAACACTATGCGGCACTTGCAGAGCTTCAGGTTAAGAAATAG
- a CDS encoding MutS-related protein produces the protein MDYLKIILIIIAAVAAIVIIALIIAKSSEKNEYLQLKVNYGRLKKYEFTYEEYESISHFFKNTLKDGEPYIDDITWNDLDMDKIFMMINSTNSSVGRDYLYKILRVPVTNEEELKERDRLVEYFDSHSNERTLIMQCFTKIGFTRKISITDHVDRLLQLKPSSNFNHFVNLLCIIAAVFFTVFVDATIGILLILVTVGISIVSYYKTKARIDSFFVCIRHIVSMVNASRRITSLNIAELEPYNAELKKYITKFSRITRNSWLLVSGKGTSGNISEILMEYVRMFTHVDLIRFNNMLRQLDNSKEEIYDFMGVLGKIEAMISIANFRHLLPYYTKPEFVKSSKMEIKDLYHLSIKEPVANSIYTDGPVLLTGSNASGKSTFLKSVAINAILAQSVYTCPCELYRAGFYQVMSSMALSDDLDSGESYYIVEIKSLKRIVDAATTGNVRVLCFIDEVLRGTNTVERIAASTEILKNLAENNVMCFAATHDIELTDLLSEHYDNYHFSEEVTDGNVIFSYIIQKGKATSRNAIKLLEIIGYDKNIINKAEQRAERFIETGVWRN, from the coding sequence ATGGACTATCTGAAAATTATTCTTATAATCATAGCGGCAGTCGCTGCCATTGTCATTATTGCACTTATTATTGCAAAATCTTCCGAAAAAAACGAATATTTACAATTAAAAGTTAATTATGGCAGGCTTAAGAAGTACGAGTTTACTTATGAAGAATATGAAAGCATTTCGCATTTCTTTAAAAATACTTTAAAAGACGGGGAACCGTATATTGATGATATTACATGGAATGACCTTGACATGGACAAGATATTTATGATGATTAACAGTACTAACTCGTCTGTAGGAAGGGATTATCTGTATAAGATTTTAAGGGTTCCGGTTACCAATGAAGAGGAACTTAAGGAAAGAGACAGGCTGGTTGAATATTTTGACTCCCACTCCAATGAAAGAACACTTATTATGCAGTGTTTTACAAAAATCGGTTTTACAAGAAAGATATCAATAACCGACCATGTGGACAGGCTTTTGCAGTTAAAACCATCGTCCAACTTTAATCATTTTGTCAATCTTCTATGTATAATTGCGGCAGTTTTTTTTACTGTATTTGTGGATGCTACCATTGGCATACTTCTTATACTTGTAACAGTAGGAATAAGTATTGTAAGCTACTATAAGACTAAAGCGAGAATTGATTCGTTTTTTGTATGTATAAGACATATTGTAAGCATGGTTAATGCCTCAAGGCGTATAACATCACTTAATATTGCCGAACTTGAGCCATATAACGCGGAACTGAAAAAATATATAACGAAATTCAGCAGAATAACACGAAATTCGTGGCTGCTTGTATCAGGAAAGGGAACATCCGGTAATATTTCCGAGATACTTATGGAATATGTAAGAATGTTCACACATGTTGATTTAATCAGATTTAACAATATGTTAAGACAGCTTGATAACAGCAAGGAAGAGATATATGATTTTATGGGTGTCCTGGGTAAAATCGAAGCAATGATCAGCATTGCCAATTTCAGGCATCTTCTTCCGTACTATACTAAGCCGGAATTTGTGAAAAGCAGTAAAATGGAAATCAAGGATTTATACCATCTTTCCATAAAAGAGCCGGTTGCTAATTCAATTTATACGGATGGTCCGGTTCTTTTAACCGGCTCTAATGCATCAGGTAAGTCAACTTTTCTTAAATCGGTTGCAATTAATGCAATACTTGCCCAATCTGTATACACATGTCCGTGTGAACTCTACAGAGCCGGATTTTATCAGGTTATGTCATCAATGGCATTAAGCGATGACCTTGATTCGGGAGAGAGTTATTATATTGTGGAAATTAAATCCCTAAAAAGAATTGTTGATGCCGCAACAACCGGCAATGTCAGGGTTTTATGCTTTATCGACGAAGTCTTAAGGGGAACAAATACGGTTGAAAGAATTGCCGCGTCCACAGAGATTCTTAAGAATCTTGCGGAGAATAATGTTATGTGCTTTGCAGCGACCCATGATATAGAGCTTACCGATCTGCTTTCAGAACACTATGATAACTATCATTTTTCAGAAGAAGTTACGGACGGGAATGTTATTTTTTCTTACATCATACAAAAAGGAAAAGCAACTTCGAGAAATGCCATAAAGCTTCTTGAAATAATCGGATATGATAAGAATATAATCAACAAGGCTGAACAAAGGGCAGAAAGATTCATAGAAACAGGAGTCTGGAGGAATTAG
- a CDS encoding GNAT family N-acetyltransferase produces MDLIYKRATLEDINTLVETRIEVLRAANKLCADTDMGEVERQSYLYYQKALSDGSHIAYLVFDESGCIGTGGVSFFQVMPTYHNPSGKKAYIMNMYTNPKYRRKGIAYKTLDMLIKEIKSKGISSISLEATDMGRPLYEKYGFVKMNSEMELPE; encoded by the coding sequence ATGGATTTAATATATAAAAGAGCAACACTTGAAGATATAAATACATTGGTAGAAACAAGAATAGAAGTATTAAGGGCAGCCAATAAACTTTGTGCTGATACTGATATGGGTGAAGTAGAAAGGCAGTCTTATCTTTATTATCAAAAAGCTCTTTCTGATGGTTCACATATCGCTTATTTGGTTTTTGATGAGAGTGGATGTATCGGAACCGGTGGCGTTAGTTTTTTCCAGGTAATGCCCACATATCACAATCCAAGCGGTAAAAAAGCGTACATCATGAATATGTATACTAATCCTAAATATAGAAGAAAAGGGATTGCCTATAAAACATTAGATATGCTGATTAAGGAAATTAAGAGTAAAGGAATCTCGTCTATTTCATTGGAAGCGACGGATATGGGACGTCCATTATATGAAAAGTATGGATTTGTTAAAATGAATAGTGAAATGGAGTTGCCGGAGTAG
- a CDS encoding DUF7724 family protein — protein MAKYQGMDEVEKYIDLIPILENLYYDVETFLKPIKEVRIEYT, from the coding sequence ATGGCAAAATACCAAGGAATGGATGAGGTTGAGAAATATATTGACCTTATTCCTATATTGGAAAATTTATATTATGATGTAGAGACTTTTTTGAAACCAATAAAGGAAGTTAGAATAGAATATACGTGA
- a CDS encoding ACT domain-containing protein, with product MHRCENIITYFRQCKTEDTPLNTIERDDDWRGIRIQGVLDFSLIGILAKISGILAEHQIGIFAVSTYNTDYILVKEVKDEIRLQI from the coding sequence TTGCACAGATGCGAAAATATAATTACTTATTTTCGGCAGTGTAAAACAGAAGATACACCACTGAATACGATTGAGCGTGACGATGATTGGAGAGGAATACGTATTCAGGGCGTTCTTGATTTTTCGTTAATAGGAATTCTGGCAAAAATATCAGGTATTCTTGCAGAACATCAAATTGGAATCTTTGCAGTGTCAACGTATAATACAGATTATATTCTTGTAAAAGAGGTAAAAGATGAAATACGATTACAGATTTGA
- the spoIVA gene encoding stage IV sporulation protein A, which translates to MDNISLYEDIKARTGGEIYLGVVGPVRTGKSTFIRRFMDLCVIPSILDPNEKKRIIDELPQAGVGKTVMTTEPKFIPKTGIEIPLSNNVKAKFRLIDCVGYIVDSAQGVYEDDKERLVKTPWFDENIPFSKAAQTGTEKVIRDHSTIGIVMTTDGSIGEFTRDDYISAEEKAIMELKKIKKPFIVIVNSTFPASDFTRKIANEISEKYEVTALPMDCENLNKEDVNKILSAILYEFPIDCFNFNIPGWTECLKNDNPVKAELIENAADILQKITCVKDISKGYRNSDKNQYITSVKINEFDFNTGILSVDFELDEKLYYEHLSNLTGENIEDEYALIELIRRLSKFDKEFNGYNDAINVAKNKGYGVVVPGLNDVKLYDPEIIKNGNKYGVKLKAESPSLHMIKVNIGTEISPIVGSKEQAEDLMAYIKESTKEGNVWETNIFGKTIGNLVEEGIAAKIQTINDDCQMKLIDTMQKVVNETSNGIICLIL; encoded by the coding sequence ATGGACAATATAAGTCTTTACGAAGATATAAAAGCCAGAACCGGCGGTGAGATTTATCTGGGGGTTGTAGGACCTGTCAGAACGGGTAAATCTACTTTTATCAGAAGATTCATGGATTTATGTGTTATTCCATCCATACTTGATCCGAATGAGAAAAAAAGAATAATTGACGAACTTCCGCAGGCGGGAGTAGGAAAGACGGTTATGACAACAGAACCGAAATTCATTCCGAAAACAGGAATAGAGATTCCCTTGTCTAATAATGTAAAAGCAAAATTCAGACTTATTGACTGCGTCGGATACATTGTTGACAGTGCACAGGGTGTATATGAAGATGATAAAGAACGTCTGGTTAAAACGCCTTGGTTTGATGAAAATATTCCTTTCAGCAAGGCGGCACAGACCGGTACGGAAAAAGTTATCAGGGATCACTCTACAATTGGAATAGTTATGACAACCGACGGCTCTATCGGTGAGTTCACAAGGGATGACTACATATCGGCAGAAGAAAAAGCTATTATGGAATTAAAAAAAATAAAGAAGCCGTTTATAGTTATTGTAAATTCCACATTTCCTGCATCGGATTTTACGAGAAAGATTGCTAATGAAATTTCCGAAAAGTACGAAGTAACGGCACTGCCAATGGATTGTGAGAATCTTAACAAAGAGGATGTAAATAAAATATTATCTGCTATTTTATACGAATTTCCGATTGACTGTTTTAATTTTAATATTCCAGGATGGACGGAATGCCTGAAAAACGACAACCCTGTCAAAGCCGAACTTATTGAAAATGCAGCCGATATTCTCCAGAAAATAACCTGCGTAAAAGATATTTCAAAAGGTTATCGTAACAGCGACAAAAACCAGTATATAACTTCTGTGAAAATCAACGAGTTTGATTTCAATACAGGAATATTATCGGTGGATTTTGAACTTGATGAAAAATTGTATTATGAACACCTTAGTAACCTTACAGGTGAAAATATAGAAGACGAATATGCGCTTATTGAGCTGATAAGGAGACTGTCAAAGTTTGATAAGGAGTTTAATGGGTACAATGATGCAATTAATGTTGCTAAAAACAAGGGATACGGCGTGGTGGTTCCCGGACTTAATGATGTTAAATTGTATGATCCCGAAATAATCAAAAACGGCAATAAATACGGCGTAAAACTTAAAGCGGAAAGCCCTTCACTTCACATGATTAAGGTTAATATCGGAACTGAAATATCGCCGATTGTCGGTTCAAAAGAGCAGGCAGAGGATTTGATGGCATATATAAAAGAAAGTACCAAAGAAGGCAATGTCTGGGAGACCAATATTTTTGGCAAAACCATCGGAAATCTTGTTGAGGAGGGAATTGCCGCAAAGATACAGACAATTAATGATGACTGCCAGATGAAGCTGATAGACACGATGCAGAAAGTTGTAAACGAAACAAGTAATGGCATTATATGCCTTATACTGTAA
- a CDS encoding LuxR family transcriptional regulator — MKINDPDGENIIYINERLRNKIDKIPLYDITVIDAPAGYGKTEAASFFSKEHKDKVRTISVLSSSTEIFFYDLCDALGQYDSGASVLLKSIGFPKNDGHIAKIREIIKNIRLQDELFIVIDNYHLVSCDEFNTLISSLAGNMNNKIHFIMIMSYIDSQIVRNGVESGNILYIGKEYFAFTQDDICEYYRLNGSDINEEESNAIYGLTKGFVTSIELSLLQQKVDIKDKIIKNILWDRLSDKTKERLMLLFIIDSVSIKEIMDFKISLMTEKELLLFMNTSYFIEYDTGKCRYCIRDIFKDFLKEVITDTEKESKRGILEKAGAVFIKRDDFFAAYKCFYEIDEWEKIYGSKPEFHKIYPVLKAENKDFFMKIIKECPTEARKKNYYFTTLMCLVLFFYNERNYLIQYPMEIVYDIEEDNELNDMDKANYLGNLYFVKGYTEFNNIEIMNGFYRQALDYSYFPVNGVTSKIPFNFSCPSILHLYHTEEEKADEELTKLVECMPYYYELSGGHGKGADALMKAEILFNRGEFDAAAILCHKSLYMSDSREQYSISVGAKLLLTRICLNNGKYDDFKQNYDSLSVKNMDFNGLDHEYIVLSELAKGFVDITTDNAKSVSKWLTDWETVENNVNIMCMSYADIIYGKWLLLTEQYTRFLGISGELLGVASIFSNEMPKIYLYIYIAIANNMLGNKDKAVRILGTALDIALANSFVMPFVENYTHISEIVTSYGMDMKYRNFVKKIAGVAAKYGAGVRSILKNAKNKDNFGLTARELEVAKLAAGRLSNKEIAGELFIAESTVKSTMKTIFNKLDINKRQDLMNFFKEK; from the coding sequence ATGAAAATAAACGATCCTGACGGTGAAAATATTATATACATTAACGAGAGACTCAGAAATAAAATTGACAAAATACCATTATATGATATTACTGTTATTGATGCACCCGCGGGATACGGTAAAACAGAAGCAGCATCCTTTTTTTCAAAAGAGCATAAGGACAAGGTAAGAACGATTTCAGTATTGTCTTCGTCCACTGAAATATTTTTTTACGATTTATGTGATGCACTGGGTCAGTATGATTCCGGTGCATCTGTGTTACTTAAAAGTATCGGTTTTCCCAAAAATGACGGACATATTGCAAAGATAAGAGAAATAATAAAAAACATCAGATTGCAGGATGAACTCTTTATTGTGATTGATAATTACCATCTTGTAAGTTGTGATGAATTTAATACACTTATAAGCAGTCTTGCAGGCAATATGAATAACAAAATTCATTTTATTATGATTATGTCTTATATTGATTCGCAAATTGTCCGCAATGGAGTGGAATCCGGTAATATTCTGTATATCGGCAAGGAGTACTTTGCCTTTACACAGGATGATATCTGTGAGTATTACAGATTAAACGGTTCGGATATTAATGAAGAAGAAAGCAATGCAATATACGGACTTACAAAAGGCTTTGTAACTTCAATAGAGCTTTCGTTATTGCAGCAGAAGGTTGATATTAAGGACAAAATAATTAAAAATATATTGTGGGACAGACTATCGGACAAAACCAAAGAAAGACTTATGCTGCTTTTTATCATTGATTCGGTTTCAATTAAAGAAATCATGGATTTTAAGATAAGTCTTATGACAGAAAAAGAATTATTGCTTTTTATGAACACTTCGTATTTTATCGAATATGATACCGGGAAATGCCGCTACTGCATAAGGGATATTTTCAAAGACTTTTTAAAAGAAGTCATTACTGATACGGAAAAAGAGTCTAAAAGAGGAATATTGGAAAAAGCCGGTGCTGTGTTTATAAAAAGGGATGATTTTTTTGCAGCATATAAATGTTTCTACGAAATAGATGAATGGGAAAAGATATATGGTTCAAAACCCGAATTTCATAAGATTTACCCTGTCCTGAAGGCAGAAAATAAGGACTTTTTTATGAAAATCATAAAAGAGTGTCCCACAGAAGCCAGAAAAAAGAATTATTATTTTACCACACTTATGTGCCTTGTTCTTTTCTTTTATAACGAGAGAAATTATCTGATACAGTATCCTATGGAGATAGTGTATGACATAGAAGAAGATAATGAGCTTAATGATATGGACAAAGCGAATTATCTTGGGAATCTCTATTTTGTAAAGGGATACACAGAATTTAACAATATTGAAATTATGAATGGATTTTACAGACAGGCACTTGATTATTCGTATTTTCCGGTAAATGGTGTTACTTCAAAGATACCTTTTAACTTCAGCTGTCCTTCAATTCTTCATCTGTATCATACAGAGGAGGAAAAAGCAGACGAGGAACTTACAAAACTTGTGGAATGTATGCCATATTATTACGAGTTGTCCGGAGGGCACGGCAAAGGTGCGGATGCGCTTATGAAAGCAGAGATTCTTTTTAACCGGGGAGAATTCGATGCTGCGGCGATTTTGTGCCATAAATCTCTTTACATGTCTGACAGCAGGGAACAGTACAGTATTTCTGTGGGTGCAAAGCTTTTATTGACCAGGATATGCCTTAATAACGGTAAATACGATGATTTCAAGCAGAATTATGACAGTCTTTCTGTGAAAAATATGGATTTTAACGGTTTAGACCATGAATATATCGTTTTATCGGAACTTGCGAAAGGTTTCGTAGACATTACGACAGACAATGCGAAGAGTGTCAGCAAATGGCTTACAGACTGGGAAACTGTGGAAAATAACGTCAATATTATGTGCATGAGTTATGCTGATATTATATATGGTAAATGGCTTCTTCTCACGGAACAATACACCAGGTTTTTAGGTATAAGCGGGGAATTGTTAGGTGTTGCATCAATCTTTTCAAATGAGATGCCAAAGATATATTTATACATTTATATTGCCATCGCGAATAATATGCTTGGTAACAAAGATAAGGCTGTAAGAATTTTAGGCACTGCATTAGATATAGCACTTGCAAACAGTTTTGTTATGCCTTTTGTTGAAAATTATACTCATATATCGGAAATCGTTACATCTTATGGCATGGATATGAAATACAGGAATTTCGTTAAGAAGATTGCAGGCGTAGCGGCTAAATATGGTGCAGGTGTCAGAAGTATACTTAAAAATGCAAAAAACAAAGACAATTTCGGACTTACAGCAAGAGAACTTGAAGTGGCAAAGTTAGCCGCCGGACGTCTTAGTAATAAAGAAATTGCAGGAGAACTTTTTATTGCGGAAAGTACAGTAAAATCCACAATGAAAACTATATTTAACAAGCTGGACATAAATAAACGACAAGACCTTATGAATTTTTTTAAAGAAAAATAA